From Rhododendron vialii isolate Sample 1 chromosome 10a, ASM3025357v1, the proteins below share one genomic window:
- the LOC131304703 gene encoding uncharacterized protein LOC131304703 — MSEFIEGPVTEPTTDVELKTFKSRRSLAMTWLFNSMKADIRSPFLLLNTPYQIWTIATQTYSQQGNDAQCFELRKRLRTMDQHNRSVAVYFADLSGAWQEFDYYQGFQAVCSVDAGAWLKRIEKERVYDFLAGLDVEYDPIGVQVLGRVPFPSLGEAYAIVQQEESRRGAMLQAPTSDRSALVAIPQGQFGSGSGKSQSGTTSGIIDRMSLQFDYCHNTGHTKDFCWKLHGRPSRGRGSGRGGRGRGPRRSQAQAHVSEFATLSDSGFSTGVQSPSDSVGGFSQREMQALRRLMAQADSSSTIAPTSTVAPTASYFAHSGIPASAFTASSGIPWIIDSGASDHMTGCSFVFYSYSTCSGKDKVRIADGSFSAISGKGTGNGEGDW; from the exons atgtctgagttcattgaaggccctgttactgagcctactactgatgttgaactcaagacgtttaagtctcgtcgatctttagccatgacttggttgtttaattctatgaaggctgatattcgtagtcctttcttgcttcttaacactccatatcagatttggactattgccacacagacttattctcagcagggcaatgatgctcagtgttttgagttgcgaaagcgacttcgtactatggatcaacacaatcgatctgTTGCTGTTTACTTTGCTGATCTTAGTGGGGCctggcaagaatttgattattatcaggggtttcaAGCAGTCTGTTCCGTTGATGCTGgtgcttggttaaaaagaatagagaaagagcgtgtgtatgactttcttgctggtcttgatgtggagtatgatccaattggagtgcaggtgttgggtcgtgttccgtttccatctttgggcgaggcctatgccattgttcaacaggaggagagcagaaggggtgctatgttacaagctcctacttctgatcgttctgcattGGTTGCTATTCCGCAGGGACAGTTTGGGTCTGGCAGTGGAAAGTCTCAGTCTGGTACTACCAGTGGGATCATAGACCGTATGTCACTCCAGTttgattattgccacaacactggacataccaaggatttctgttggaagttacatggtcgtccttctcgtgggcgaggcagtggacgtggaggtcgaggtcgtggtcccaggcgttctcaggctcaggcacatgtttcagagtttgctaccttgtctgattctgggttcagtacaggagttcagtcaccttctgattctgttggcggtttctctcagagggagatgcaagctctcaggcgtcttatggctcaggctgattcttcctctactatagctcctacttccacagtagctcctactgcatcctattttgctcattcaggtattccagctagtgcatttactgcctcctctggtattccttggattatcgattctggtgcttcagatcatatgacaggttgttcctttgttttttattcttattccacttgttctggtaaggataaggttcgaattgccgatggatcgttctctgctatttcaggaaaag gaactggaaacggggaaggtgattggTAG